A genomic region of Branchiostoma lanceolatum isolate klBraLanc5 chromosome 4, klBraLanc5.hap2, whole genome shotgun sequence contains the following coding sequences:
- the LOC136433469 gene encoding uncharacterized protein: protein MEKVDFKQKWAQPVQVDRLEEAEHFYTDVLTSACEERNSVPIGQACAVVGLGELYLLRHDPKSLVKAAALFNTALELCQQEGSASEVGAQDDSSSPMLIDQEEQQGLLGDYKRRLSQRRERCATSFARLLQTWNREAADIADMPETHRPQIDSEGSSPESSLASQGYSYLKDDEYPKAAFLLKKALAACGEKDIEHRAKYNQDLGDALRKMGDVQQAIVHLQRALQERILLNDEADEGDVTTAQLLVLFGACLSAGEQFDLAHAYIEAAEETLPMYFDENDPDLNDSRKMNDLLRMAFLAREGKTVEAGKIFRNVDATAPDLYRSLAGHTYDKGMLLETIQFHETAMVFAPDNTSNQHNMACMYHARAQHAREAGNDDIYNKMVQVSEKNFRQAISQNKKDGKPSMGLLAEYGNFLCRNGRWADAIPVLREVVERPKSTEDASGLIYNQMEMTTLLDEIKAEVKNTKDKSLPVSQRHFAFYLLTRALKETGEEEKADRTVKEFQADVDSDDKIFSFSLQGYALWHTGRLQEASAAFMRAFDNERSEDLARQNFSACLVSSNLNTPGEPAEQPAYKPTQEEILDLD from the coding sequence ATGGAGAAGGTGGATTTCAAACAGAAGTGGGCCCAACCCGTGCAGGTTGACAGGCTAGAGGAGGCAGAACACTTCTACACCGACGTGCTCACCTCCGCGTGTGAGGAACGAAACAGCGTCCCGATCGGCCAGGCCTGCGCTGTGGTGGGGCTGGGAGAGTTGTACCTGCTGCGTCACGACCCGAAGTCCCTTGTTAAAGCAGCAGCTCTCTTTAACACCGCTCTAGAGCTCTGTCAACAAGAGGGAAGTGCAAGTGAAGTCGGTGCTCAGGATGACTCGTCCTCGCCAATGCTAATCGACCAGGAGGAACAACAAGGCCTGCTCGGGGATTACAAGCGTCGACTTTCCCAGCGAAGGGAGAGGTGCGCCACATCATTCGCACGTCTCCTACAGACATGGAACAGAGAGGCAGCTGACATCGCTGACATGCCCGAAACTCATCGCCCTCAGATTGACTCAGAAGGTTCCTCTCCTGAAAGCTCCCTGGCCAGCCAAGGATACTCCTACCTGAAGGATGACGAGTACCCCAAAGCCGCGTTTCTTCTGAAAAAGGCGTTGGCTGCCTGTGGAGAAAAGGACATCGAGCACAGGGCCAAGTACAACCAAGATCTGGGAGACGCCTTGCGGAAGATGGGAGACGTGCAGCAGGCAATCGTCCATTTGCAGAGAGCCTTGCAGGAGAGAATCCTGCTGAACGACGAGGCGGACGAGGGTGACGTCACCACTGCCCAGCTCTTGGTGCTATTCGGGGCGTGTCTGTCCGCCGGAGAGCAGTTCGACCTGGCCCATGCCTACATCGAGGCTGCCGAGGAAACCCTCCCAATGTATTTTGACGAAAACGACCCCGACTTGAACGACAGTAGAAAAATGAACGATTTGCTGAGGATGGCGTTTCTCGCTCGCGAGGGGAAGACCGTCGAAGCCGGAAAAATCTTTCGGAACGTCGACGCAACCGCGCCAGACTTGTATCGGAGTCTGGCAGGTCACACATACGACAAGGGGATGCTGTTAGAAACCATACAGTTCCACGAGACAGCCATGGTGTTCGCCCCTGACAACACGTCCAACCAGCACAACATGGCCTGCATGTATCACGCGCGGGCACAGCACGCAAGGGAGGCAGGCAACGACGACATCTACAACAAGATGGTCCAAGTTTCTGAGAAAAACTTCCGACAGGCCATCAGTCAGAATAAGAAGGATGGAAAGCCAAGCATGGGTCTGTTGGCTGAGTACGGAAACTTCCTCTGTCGTAACGGGCGATGGGCAGATGCGATCCCCGTGCTGAGGGAGGTGGTGGAGCGCCCCAAGTCTACCGAAGATGCCTCCGGTCTCATCTACAACCAGATGGAAATGACCACGCTACTGGACGAGATAAAAGCCGAAGTGAAGAACACCAAGGACAAGTCTCTGCCGGTGTCCCAGCGTCACTTCGCCTTCTACCTGCTGACCCGGGCGCTGAAGGAGACAGGTGAAGAGGAGAAAGCCGACCGGACCGTTAAAGAATTTCAGGCAGACGTCGATAGCGACGACAAGATATTCTCCTTCTCGTTGCAAGGGTACGCGTTGTGGCACACAGGCCGTCTACAAGAGGCGAGCGCTGCGTTTATGCGGGCGTTCGATAACGAGAGGTCAGAAGACCTGGCTAGACAGAACTTCTCGGCGTGCCTCGTTTCCTCCAACCTGAACACGCCGGGCGAACCTGCAGAACAGCCGGCTTACAAACCAACCCAGGAGGAAATCCTGGACCTCGACTAA